One Paucidesulfovibrio gracilis DSM 16080 genomic window carries:
- a CDS encoding peptidase U32 family protein, giving the protein MDLNTAREPELLVPAGNMEKLETAVLYGADAVYLGGNALNLRTGAGFDDSNLEKAFTYARNHGVKAYYLLNAYPREPQLRHVETQLDMLQKLHALGRGPDGVIAADPGVIRRLRKRLPELPLHVSTQANTMNSEAALFWRDQGARRVNLAREMRSEELKELLAVCRRLDPPLEVEIFIHGAQCMALSGRCYMSAYLNDRPGNSGQCSHPCRYDYRVTGLRVEEETRKGRPMWELEERDDGVGEQFTQFFAAEDLCLLHYLDWMRRMGVCALKIEGRNKSSAYLAQVTDAYASALRHLREGQSRFHPETYLAELVNTASRPLSRGFFDESEHAALAQPPAAEYARPVLARIEADLGNGRWRVEVKHRWDVLGFAVEMLVPGLERPGLAVEEFGLENEQGEALSVVHPGQKALLHCDRPELRKGMFFRKAWTFDL; this is encoded by the coding sequence ATGGACCTGAATACCGCCCGGGAGCCGGAACTGCTGGTTCCCGCCGGCAACATGGAAAAACTCGAAACCGCCGTGCTGTACGGCGCCGATGCCGTCTACCTCGGGGGCAACGCCCTGAACCTGCGCACCGGAGCGGGCTTTGACGACTCCAACCTGGAAAAGGCCTTTACCTATGCCAGAAACCACGGCGTAAAAGCCTATTATCTGCTCAACGCCTACCCCAGGGAACCGCAACTCCGCCACGTGGAAACGCAACTGGACATGCTCCAAAAACTGCATGCCCTGGGACGCGGACCCGACGGCGTCATCGCGGCTGATCCCGGCGTGATCCGCCGGTTGCGCAAACGCCTGCCCGAACTCCCCTTGCACGTCAGCACCCAGGCCAACACCATGAACAGCGAGGCAGCCTTGTTCTGGCGCGACCAAGGCGCACGCCGCGTCAACCTGGCCCGCGAGATGCGCTCCGAAGAGCTGAAGGAATTGCTTGCCGTCTGCCGCCGACTGGACCCGCCTCTGGAGGTGGAAATCTTTATCCATGGCGCCCAATGCATGGCCCTCTCCGGCAGATGCTACATGTCCGCCTACCTCAACGACCGACCAGGCAATTCCGGGCAGTGTTCCCACCCCTGCCGCTACGACTACCGCGTCACCGGTTTGCGCGTGGAAGAGGAAACCCGCAAGGGCCGGCCCATGTGGGAGCTGGAAGAACGGGACGACGGCGTCGGGGAGCAGTTCACGCAATTTTTCGCCGCGGAAGACCTTTGCCTGCTGCATTACCTGGACTGGATGCGGCGCATGGGCGTCTGCGCACTGAAAATCGAAGGACGAAACAAAAGCTCCGCCTATCTCGCACAGGTCACGGATGCCTATGCCTCGGCCCTGCGCCACCTGCGCGAAGGCCAGTCCCGCTTTCACCCCGAGACCTACCTTGCCGAACTGGTCAATACGGCGTCGCGCCCCCTTTCGCGAGGGTTTTTCGACGAAAGCGAACACGCAGCCCTGGCACAGCCGCCTGCCGCCGAGTATGCCCGGCCTGTTTTGGCCCGCATTGAGGCTGATCTCGGAAACGGACGCTGGCGCGTGGAAGTAAAACACCGCTGGGACGTGCTCGGCTTTGCCGTGGAAATGCTCGTCCCCGGGCTGGAACGCCCCGGCCTGGCCGTGGAGGAATTCGGCCTGGAAAACGAACAGGGCGAAGCGCTCTCCGTGGTGCACCCCGGTCAAAAGGCTCTGCTGCACTGCGACCGGCCCGAACTGCGCAAAGGCATGTTTTTCCGCAAAGCCTGGACATTTGATCTCTAG
- a CDS encoding PHP domain-containing protein, whose protein sequence is MTIDLHTHTTASDGTLTPRELVALAKKTKLTAVAVTDHDTLDGLQEALDAGKELDQQVIPGCELSVGEGKQSMHIVGLWLKPESPNLRESLNFVIQERGNRNHKIIAKLNALGLDITYDEVKALAGGTVGRPHMAQALVAKKAVPTVTEAFAKYLGNDGAAYVPRTRLTPAKALELLRAEGATPILAHPYLLGLPLSALETRLRELMDLGLEGMEVYYTEHPNDIRRAYRGLADKLGLLVSGGSDFHGSVKPGIHLGRGKGDLYVDDELLDTMKKHRRERGLWT, encoded by the coding sequence ATGACCATTGACCTGCACACCCATACCACGGCCTCCGACGGAACCCTCACCCCCCGTGAGCTGGTGGCCCTGGCCAAAAAAACCAAGCTCACGGCCGTGGCCGTCACCGACCACGACACCCTGGACGGCCTGCAGGAAGCATTGGACGCCGGGAAAGAGCTGGATCAGCAAGTTATTCCCGGATGCGAACTCTCCGTGGGCGAAGGCAAACAGTCCATGCACATCGTGGGACTCTGGCTCAAGCCGGAATCTCCCAACCTGCGTGAATCCCTTAATTTCGTCATCCAGGAGCGGGGCAACCGGAACCATAAGATCATCGCCAAACTCAATGCACTCGGCCTGGACATCACCTACGACGAGGTCAAGGCGCTGGCCGGTGGAACCGTCGGCCGCCCGCACATGGCCCAAGCCCTGGTAGCCAAAAAAGCCGTTCCCACCGTGACCGAAGCTTTTGCCAAATACCTCGGCAACGACGGCGCCGCATACGTGCCGCGCACCCGGCTGACTCCGGCCAAAGCGCTGGAACTGCTCCGCGCCGAAGGAGCCACCCCCATCCTCGCCCATCCGTATCTGCTGGGGCTGCCCCTCAGCGCCCTGGAAACCCGCCTGCGGGAACTCATGGACCTGGGGCTTGAAGGAATGGAAGTCTACTACACCGAACACCCCAACGACATCCGCCGGGCTTACCGAGGACTTGCCGACAAACTCGGACTGCTCGTCAGCGGCGGTTCCGACTTCCACGGCTCCGTGAAACCGGGCATCCACCTGGGACGCGGCAAAGGGGATTTGTACGTGGACGACGAACTGCTCGACACAATGAAAAAACATCGCCGGGAGCGGGGACTATGGACCTGA
- a CDS encoding EAL domain-containing protein, translating to MKQPYDSTSRPVTRHWRLILPMLLTVGLFFGAMHLFFLPALEESHVEQSREACRKLTQAAHAVLVSYGRLEQTGRLSPTEAREAARRQIRSMRYGPNDEHYFWISDMNARLVMHPYRAELEGQDLSEFSDDQGTRLFQRFADVAREQGQGFVAYRWQWNNESERVVDKVSYVKAYAPWGWIVGTGVYLDDIQAQIAAHHRGLLYVTLVILTVGLGFTGYIALQARRVQRRERRDAKQRESLLRALGEQERLYRSLVDNITTGVALLDSSLNVKAVNRQMLQWFPMLEAEGYPPCGTGKPLSGAMCETCVVRETFQDGENHERVGTLRVQGRERRFRVIASPVRDISGEIGSVIEMFEDITDRLEAEEETRRAEERYRGIFENAVEGLFQLSPEGRFLTVNPAMASMVGRRDAEDMLRHVPSVDQGFFTVPEVRDAFLDALEERDRVSGFEAMVRQSDGNVVWLSLSARVVRDEAGSPLRYEGSAMDVTQRRMAELEAASQRAHFQQLFERSPLGILLVDEDGLILDANPGFTEMFGHEIEALRGGRARLLLVPEKLYNESKAFQDSIFRGRSVHKETTRRHASGKDVPVSVVGYPFLRDGEPAGAYYIYQDITERKSFERQLAHQAFHDALTALPNRSLYMERLAHALERRKRREDYHFAALMIDLNRFKRINDTHGHQAGDQLLVSTGLRLLSCIRTVDTVARLGGDEFAVLLEEFDSPREVIQVTDRITKLLDEPVVLDGQEMHTGASIGIVLDTRGYERAEDILRDADIAMYQAKERNRPRLVFNRRMHAQAARLGRLEAEMRRDLDDGRFVLHYQPIYSATDGALQGFEALARWEHPERGLLGPQEFIPLAEETGLIIPLGRWVIREACRQMASWRSGATCGDDVSMSVNISARQFSQPDLVEFIRETLEREGLSPCFLKLEITESVLMREADAAAAKLRRLKELGIKLMIDDFGTGYSSLSYLQRFPVDYLKIDRSFISGDQNEEESRKIVSTIISLARNLGLRVVAEGVEEQDQFQMLRNMQCDDVQGFMFSRPVESPKAQDLLESYIECLRKTDHEGTDDPVDTESPEAVHTKDDDQSEEPS from the coding sequence ATGAAGCAACCGTACGATTCCACCTCCCGGCCCGTGACCCGACACTGGCGCCTGATTTTGCCCATGCTGCTGACAGTGGGGTTGTTCTTCGGTGCCATGCATTTGTTCTTTTTGCCCGCGCTGGAAGAAAGCCATGTGGAACAAAGCCGGGAGGCCTGCCGAAAGCTGACCCAGGCCGCTCACGCCGTGCTCGTTTCCTACGGCCGTCTGGAACAGACCGGGCGCCTCAGCCCCACAGAGGCGCGCGAGGCCGCCCGCCGCCAAATCCGCAGCATGCGCTACGGACCCAACGACGAACACTATTTTTGGATCAGCGACATGAACGCCCGGCTGGTCATGCACCCCTACCGTGCGGAACTGGAGGGACAGGATCTTTCCGAGTTCAGCGACGACCAGGGCACCCGTCTTTTTCAGCGCTTTGCGGATGTGGCCCGGGAGCAGGGCCAGGGATTCGTGGCGTATCGCTGGCAATGGAACAACGAATCCGAGCGGGTGGTGGACAAGGTTTCCTACGTCAAAGCGTACGCCCCCTGGGGCTGGATCGTGGGTACGGGCGTTTACCTGGACGACATTCAGGCCCAGATTGCGGCCCACCACCGGGGACTACTCTATGTGACGCTGGTTATTCTCACCGTTGGGTTGGGGTTCACCGGATACATTGCGCTCCAGGCCCGCCGGGTGCAACGCCGCGAACGGCGCGACGCGAAACAGCGGGAGTCGTTGCTGCGCGCTCTGGGTGAGCAGGAACGACTCTACCGCAGTCTGGTGGACAACATCACCACGGGCGTGGCCCTGCTGGACTCCTCCCTGAACGTCAAGGCAGTGAACCGGCAGATGCTGCAATGGTTCCCCATGCTGGAAGCGGAGGGGTACCCGCCCTGCGGCACGGGAAAGCCCCTGAGCGGTGCCATGTGCGAAACCTGCGTGGTCCGTGAGACGTTTCAGGACGGGGAAAATCATGAGCGGGTCGGAACATTGCGCGTCCAGGGCCGGGAGCGTCGCTTTCGGGTCATTGCCAGTCCGGTGCGGGATATCTCCGGGGAAATCGGGTCCGTTATTGAGATGTTCGAGGACATCACGGATCGGTTGGAAGCCGAAGAGGAAACCCGCCGCGCCGAGGAGCGCTATCGCGGTATTTTTGAAAACGCGGTGGAAGGACTGTTCCAGCTGTCGCCCGAGGGCCGGTTTCTGACCGTGAACCCGGCCATGGCATCCATGGTGGGACGTCGGGATGCCGAGGACATGTTGCGGCATGTGCCGAGCGTGGACCAAGGTTTTTTCACGGTTCCCGAGGTGCGGGACGCATTTTTGGATGCGCTGGAAGAGCGGGACAGGGTTTCCGGGTTTGAGGCCATGGTCCGGCAATCGGACGGCAACGTGGTCTGGTTGTCGCTCAGCGCGCGCGTGGTGCGCGACGAGGCGGGCAGTCCGCTCCGGTACGAAGGTTCGGCCATGGATGTGACGCAGCGGCGCATGGCCGAGTTGGAGGCGGCGAGCCAGCGCGCCCATTTCCAGCAGTTGTTTGAGCGCTCGCCCTTGGGCATTTTGCTGGTGGACGAGGACGGGCTGATTCTGGACGCCAATCCAGGCTTTACCGAGATGTTCGGACACGAAATCGAGGCATTGCGCGGGGGGCGGGCGCGGCTGCTCCTGGTGCCGGAAAAATTATATAACGAAAGCAAGGCGTTTCAGGACAGCATTTTTCGCGGCCGCAGCGTACACAAGGAAACCACGCGCCGCCACGCCTCGGGCAAGGATGTCCCGGTTTCCGTGGTGGGGTATCCCTTTTTGCGCGACGGCGAACCGGCCGGAGCCTATTACATTTATCAGGACATTACCGAACGAAAGAGCTTTGAGCGGCAATTGGCGCATCAGGCCTTCCATGACGCCCTGACCGCCTTGCCCAACCGGTCCCTGTATATGGAACGCCTCGCGCATGCCCTGGAGCGCCGCAAACGTCGTGAGGATTATCACTTCGCGGCACTGATGATCGACCTGAACCGCTTCAAGCGCATCAACGACACCCATGGTCACCAAGCCGGGGACCAGCTGCTGGTGAGTACGGGCCTGCGCCTGCTTTCCTGCATCCGCACCGTGGACACCGTGGCCCGCCTGGGCGGGGACGAATTCGCGGTGCTGCTGGAGGAGTTCGACAGCCCCCGGGAAGTGATCCAGGTGACGGATCGGATCACCAAGCTGCTTGATGAACCGGTGGTGCTGGACGGCCAGGAAATGCATACCGGCGCCAGCATCGGCATTGTGTTGGATACCAGGGGGTACGAACGGGCCGAGGATATTCTGCGCGATGCGGATATTGCCATGTATCAGGCCAAGGAGCGCAACCGTCCCCGGCTGGTGTTCAACCGGCGCATGCATGCCCAGGCCGCCCGGCTCGGCCGGTTGGAAGCGGAAATGCGTCGTGATCTTGACGACGGGCGTTTCGTGCTGCACTACCAGCCCATCTATTCGGCAACCGACGGGGCGTTGCAGGGATTCGAGGCGCTGGCCCGCTGGGAGCATCCCGAGCGGGGGCTGCTCGGGCCGCAGGAGTTCATCCCCCTGGCCGAGGAAACCGGGCTGATCATTCCCCTGGGCCGATGGGTGATCCGGGAGGCCTGCCGTCAGATGGCCTCCTGGCGGAGCGGAGCCACCTGCGGCGACGATGTGAGCATGAGCGTGAATATTTCTGCCCGGCAGTTTTCCCAGCCCGACCTGGTGGAATTCATTCGTGAGACATTGGAGCGCGAGGGGCTTTCGCCCTGTTTCCTCAAGCTGGAGATTACGGAGAGCGTGCTCATGCGCGAGGCGGACGCGGCAGCGGCCAAGCTGCGGCGGCTCAAAGAGCTGGGAATCAAGCTCATGATCGACGATTTCGGCACGGGATATTCCTCGCTTTCCTATTTGCAGCGATTCCCGGTGGACTATTTGAAGATCGACCGATCCTTTATCAGCGGTGATCAGAATGAGGAAGAAAGCCGCAAGATCGTGAGCACGATTATTTCCCTGGCCCGCAATCTGGGGCTTCGCGTGGTGGCCGAGGGCGTGGAGGAACAGGATCAGTTCCAGATGCTCCGGAACATGCAGTGCGACGATGTGCAGGGCTTTATGTTTTCCCGGCCCGTGGAAAGCCCCAAGGCCCAGGATCTTTTGGAGAGCTATATCGAGTGCCTCAGAAAAACGGACCACGAGGGAACAGACGATCCCGTGGACACCGAATCACCAGAGGCCGTGCATACGAAGGATGATGATCA